The genomic region GCAAAAACTCGAGTGTGGGCTAACCTGATCCCTTATTACAAGTAGCATTAAAGTTGTGTCTGATATCGGCATTGGTATCCATATCAGACAACCCATATAAGTCTTGTCTGATTACTGATGACCATATCTGTATCCCTTTGTATTATAAGCTAGTACACCATATTGGCAATCAGTGCAAAAACTGGGGAACCAATATTGAACACAGCATAGGTGCTTTTTTCtgatatcggtatcggtatcATATTTCCATTCCCACATATAAGCTAGTATTGGAGTCATATACTGTATTAGGCAGTTAACAGGGGTATGCATTGATACCAGATCCCTCAATAAAGGTTGTGATATCTGATATCTGATATCGGTATctgtatcagtattattgaggCTGATATATGATTTGTTATTGAAGGTAGTACTGGAGTTGTTTCTGGTACAGGCTTTGGTGTCAGTATCCATATTTCCAATACCACAAATGTGTAAATGGAAGCATTTCTGATATcggcatcagtatcagtattcAAAAGAGCCAATCAACAACCCTTCTTCTCTGTATAACCAGGAGGTGATCAAAATCATCCAGCCGGTCGTCTTGGGGAAGATGGTCGAGTATTTCGAAAGCAACGACCCGAACAACACCCAAGCTCTGTACGACGCGTACGGCTACGCGGCCGGCATGTCCATCTGCACCATCGGCCTGGCGCTGCTGCACCACCTCTACTTCTACCACGTCCAGAGAGCAGGCATGAAGATCAGAGTGGCCATGTGTCACATGATCTTCAAGAAGGTCGGTAACAAAAGGGGAAACACAGGGCTGCTCAAATGTTTGGAAGTAATGCCGTAATTCTTGTCATTGGCAGGGTCTGTCTAGTTCCGTCTCGTAAGCCTTTAAGAGCTGCGTTTGAAAAGATTGAACACAAAAGTAGGATGAAATGATTACCTTTGAACTAGTTTGGTcaacagaaacatcctgaagTGACTCTCTGGCTCAGTTACTTCTTTTATCTTCACCTGGAATGTATTTAATGTATCTATTGAATGGTGAAATGTGGTGTTTTGCTGATTTCCACATTTCCCTGCAGTGTTTGTGATTGAGTTCTTCACTGATGTATACTCTGGTCTTTTTCCAGGCTCTGTGTCTCAGCCACTCAGCGATGGGAAAGACCACCACAGGCCAAATCGTCAACCTCCTGTCCAATGACGTCAACAAGTTTGATGAAGTACGTTGCATTAAAGGCATTTATAGTAACGGACTCCCTGAAAACAtactggatgactgagaacctgaCTATGAACTGGATCATGTCTCTGTACACTGCAAAGGGAGTGTAGTCTGATGATGTTATCTCCTGGATTTTAAACCTAATTTCTCAGGTCACCACTTAAGAAGGCGTTTAAGTTCCTGACATAATTATAGCTGGGAGATTGTTTTGATGGGTGTGACATACTCGGACATAGCATGTGTGGTTAGTGCTCACGGCAGCGTTTCCAAGACTGAGCTCTCACACAGCAACGCAAGCAGGTGTCTCCTTGAAGTTCAGACTTGATTTATGCTCTCAGCCTTTGTTGCAGCACAACTCCAGTCAGTGGAGTGTGAGTTTCCGCTTTAATCAGTAGGTGAAAGCCTGCTGTGAAAACGCTTTCTTCAGGGTATTTCAGTTTCCAGGCAATGCGCTGTTAATTACACCATGTCATGCTCTCATGCTGGTTTGGATTAAAGTCTGTGGAGTGAATTTACCTTTCCTGTAAAAACTCCCCGTTACTGACCATTTCCAGATTAGCGCTCAAGCCGTGACATCACGGACGTCTGTTTTCTGACCCCGTCGCGGCTCAATCTCTCAACAGGTGACTATCTTCCTGCACTTCCTGTGGGTGGGGCCTCTCCAGGCGGCGGTGGTCGTGGGGCTGCTGTGGGTGGAGATCGGTGCGTCTTGCCTGGCGGGCATGGTTGTCCTCATGTTCCTGATGCCCATGCAGACCATGTTTGGAAGGCTGTTTTCTAAGTTTAGGTAACACACACTCcctaataacacacacacacacttgcaaaaCATGAATCCAATTATTGTATTCCAGCTGAGAGCTTTGGAACAGACCCCTCCGGCCCTGCACTTCTTAGCTACTCTTACAAGAACAACCATAGCCTCTGTGGCGTGTCCCCTTCAAGTACTTGGCTTATCTGCAGGTTTAATTTTGAATGCATCATACTCAAGGGCTGCACAATTATTTGGGACccccaaaaacatgaatgacgGCTATTTTGACGTCCAAGATGCGTTCTCTGTCTGTAGAAAACTCAACCGCCTACTAAATCAAGCGCTCCCTAAACTAAAAGCAACCTCCTAAAGGGGGTGATGGAGAGGTTTTGACTCGCATCAGTACTTTAAAGTGGAAGGGTAAACAACAGAAGGGTTGGGTGGAACAAGAGTCAACTGTCAGTAACAGTAGCCCAGAGCTATGGAGCGGTGGTATGGCAGGTTTTTGTCTACGCTGCAGAGGAATGCAAATATGCAAATGCAACCACCTGAAAAAACTACCACATGGTGCAGTATGATGAGCGTGTGGAGGCCAAGAGTAACAACCTTGCTGCTCCCCGTCTGCGTTCAGCATTATTACttgtgagtctcagcttcactgtaaatagtaagttaaaCCGAGgcctcactctggcttacttaaGCGCTACGAACCCAAAACTTCAACTGCTAACAGTTTCTACAATCTTATGTAGAATCTAGACATCAAAATCTGTTCTGCAAACTTAAACAGTAAGAGATACAAAGAACTTCAGGTGTGAGTGGAGGTTTGGATTATGCAGCCTTAAAGAGTTAAGACTCTCAGTTTCTGGACACATGCTCATTGTGctaatcttgtcttcttctctgaCATCAAAATTAAGTCACACTCAGATTCCAAAGAGCCAAATGTGCCCCTCTTTCTGACCTAGTTCCCATGCCCTCCTGGGTATCACAAGGCTGCTGAGCCATAGTTGAAGCTTGGGGGTGGTGCAGCTTCGAATGTGTGAAAGTTAAGGAAATGCAGACTCACCACAGAGGGTTACTTTATTCCTCCtgatatgatataataaagACTGAGGCTAGACGTCCCAAAGAAGCAGGTCTGTGGGGTCTTTGTTCTGGTGGCCCAATTTCCCAAAATGGAAAGTTGCTCTTCACACTTCACAAGAATTAACAATGAAGCAGCATAAGATACCAAAATGAGACGTCCTTTTCTCTGCGCTCCAACGGTGTAGTCTAATTAGCATTTCTTTGTTCATTACATTCTGttgcctgttcatctgtttgttgtgagtctcagcttcactgtaaatattaaAGAATACATCATATAATGGGAAAAATGATGAACTTCAAGGCAATTTCAAGTTGTAAAATGACTTCTTCTTCATATTTCTGATGGTGTGAAGCTTATTCATAAGTCACACATGTCTTTAGGGAGCTTCATTCCCTGTTTGAAGAATTTAAGACCTTTGTTAAAAGTTAATCGAACTCTGCACATGGCGTACAGGACAAGGGTGAAGTGAACAAGCTGTGTCTGAATCCTGTTTTTGAACCtctttaaaacaagaaaaaagaccTGTTTCAACCCTTTCCAGTAGCTCAATCTGTCAAACTTGATTTAAATTTGCTTCATGTCTTTAATCCAGTTAGTAGATTATATTACTGTGGCCCACTTGGTAATGAAATCAGAGTAGAAATATAGCATCATCAGGTTTTACAGCTAACTCAATATGTTGCTTTTTGTCTACAGGAGTAAGACGGCCGCTCTGACAGACAGCCGAATCCGCACAATGAACGAGGTGGTGTCCGGCATTAGGATCATCAAGATGTACGCCTGGGAGAAACCCTTCTCCGCTCTGGTGACGGAGGTCAGAAGGTAAAAGAAACTCCTGCCTTAGGCTTCAAATGTACAAGTTCTACCTGTTATCACCTCATTTCAACTCTAATGACTTAAGAAGACGCCCAGTTAGGAATAGGTGTGACCCAAAAACCTGACATTCCACTCTATTTTGATGTGGCACATAAACAATGTGACAATTCGCAAAGTGACAAGGGTGGATACAGCTGCGAAGATATATGTGTCATGATGGGACACGATGCAAGAGGAGGTGAAATGATGCAACACAGCACAACGTAATGATGTGATATTGCACAGTTCCTCATGACATGCAATGAGATGATGGGAACTACAtgacatgacacaacacaacatgatatAACATAAGATGATGTGGTACAACACATTGTGGCGTGACAAGGAACGACACGATAGACACGGCATAATACAGTATGTTATGttacaactcaactcaacctttatttatagagcacgtttaaaacaaccagggtagaccaaagtgctgtacagatcaaaaacagcacaaatgacaaacatagcatgcaatacaatactaaaaaaaaatagtaaaaacagtgcaaatatataataaaataagatagaatacatacattcaaattgaattaaaattatgccagatgtccactcaaccaaagccagggagaagaggagagtcttaagagaggatttaaaaatctTGATATGTTGGGACAGGTTGTTTCAGAGCCGAGGAGCAGCCGCCACAAAGGCTCGCTCACCTCTAGTTATAAGCCTGGTTTTGGGAGTGACTAATAGCAACTGACCAGATGGATCTCAATGTCCTGGCAGGGACATGATACTGGAGAAGCTCGGTGAGGTACTGGGGGGCTaagccattaagagctttaaaaacaaacaataacattttaaaatctattggAAAAGAAACTGGGAGCCAGTGCAATAGTGAGGGGTCCAGGCCAAGATATAGTGAGTTACAGTTATCCAGTCAAgtgttaataaaagcatggattactcAAGATCTCTCTGTGGCAGGTACCCCTTTACTTTTGATAAGATCCTCAGGtgataaaaagtgtttttacaacTGAACTAACCTGTCGATCAAATTTCAGCCTGTATCAAATATTACGCCAAGATTCCTGACTGATGACTGGATGTTTGGTGTAAGGGGGGGGGGCAGAAAACCAGCTGGAAAGACTGCTGGAAAGACTGCTGGACCACATCCAAACATTATGACTTCTGTCTTGTTATCATTTAAGTGCAGAAAGTTTGCAGCCATCCAGGACTTAACGGCGTTCAGGCAGTCAAGCAAATTTCTCTCCATCTTTGACTTTTGTTGAGCATACATTCATCTGCCTCTAGAGCTGAAAAGTGAATATAAACAGTCCAGAAGTACACACAAGTCCAGCTCTTGTTATTTCACAGCTGTAATGACATCCACTTAAACTCAGGACACCCAGGACTCATTTTAATACCCAGTCCAAAAAGGCTCAGAGACGACACAGGCTAACGGCCAGTTGTCAGTGTTGTCTAATGCTCTGCAGACTTgtgctgttttgtttacttgtgCACTTGTTCAGATTGTGCACGAACGTCATGTTCTCTAAGATAGCACATAAGAAGCCACAACTTGGGTACGTTGGGCTTCTTCTTTGCGACTCAAAGAATGGTCAAATCTGCACCGTGTGCATTTTTTTAAGCATAAATCTTCCCAGGATTTCAAAGAGGCATCGCCAACTGATCTACTTTCAGGGCTGAAATAGGGCAATCTTAATCCCTTTAAGTAGCGGGTAAGCTTTACAGATCTACAATCAAGCCCCCCATATTTACCACCAAAATTAGAAAAGGAAGCAGGTTTATAATCTTCTGTACCAAAGGTCCCGGTCCCTTTGCTTTGCTCTACTGTCAGGGCTTGAACCCTTGATCCTGATTGCTGAAGAGGATGAAGGATTTAATTCAAAGATTAAAGCAAAGTCTGAGAGGACTCATGTGGCTCTAATGAagggtttattttcatttaccGCTCTTAATATTACGATTATGTAACACCCATCCGTGTATGAATGTAACATTTCAAACTTCCTCTGTCCCCCTCAGGAAGGAGATCTCCAAGATCATGAAGAGCTCCTACCTGCGTGGCCTCAACATGGCCTCCTTCTTCTGCGCCAGCAAGATCATCGTCTTCGTCACCTTCACGCTCTACGTTCTCCTTGGGAACACCATCTCGGCCAGCCGCGTGTTTGTGACCGTGTCGCTGTACACGGCCGTGCGCCTCACCGTCACGCTCTTCTTCCCCAGCGCCATCGAGAAGCTGTTTGAGTGCCGCGTTAGCATCCGCAGGATTCAGGTACGACACTTTAGCGAGGTGGTGCTTTTAATTAGGAACAAACAAACCGGCTAACCACGAGCTTAGAGCAACAAACAAAGCAAGTCCCaggtttctgttttctttgcagGCATCACAGGGAAGCTGTTTGTGATTCTTTGCAGGAGAATAACTGCAACACCATGTGTGTCTTTGGGTTTAACTCTCTATTGCTGTAATCGCTGGCTGCTCTGTATAAGAGCACATAAAGCCTGAAGTGTTTGCTTGCAACCCGTTTTTTGCTGACATCACAGCCCAGGCAGTTCTTTAATCTTGTTAAGTGCTGCAGCTTAAAGGTCTGGCACTGCAATGCTGACACCTCCCTTTGTTTTTCGTGTAATATAAAGGTGGAGTTAATCTCAAAATGTAAGATAAAGTTATAAAACACAACCTGAAATGTCAATCATTGCAGCACTAGACGGATCTAAGCCCCTTTATAACGTACTTGTGTGTTATGTCATTTTTATAGAGGTGATTTTATTGCTATATGACAGAAGGGTCATAACGTGTGTCTTTTCACCATGAAGGAGTTCCTGGAGCTGGATGAGGTCTCCAAAGTCAGAGCGGCACTGCcacaggaagagaagaaagacgCCTCAGTGGAGATCCAGGACCTGACCTGCTACTGGGATAAGGTCTGATGCCATGTTGTGCTCACTGGCACACAGCTCTAGTAACACCCTCATGGCAACTCACAATCTAAAAACCACCCAGGGATTTTCATGCACCTTTTACCAGCTGACAGTTTGACCATGTGGTACTGATACCATTAGGAAACCCCCCAGACTTtactcaaagataacaaacataTCAGCATAAAATAACTCTCCAATGCAAGCTAAGGTTGTCACGTTGTTCCTGTTTCTTTTTGGACTtccaaatatttatgcttgctGGACAAACTTTGTTCATTCAGTTGACAAGTTGACACATTGGGAATTTGTTTACCAAATAGCAAGAAAACAGGTCCCacaagttgttttaaaatgacacaGGTTAGCATCttcaacaaaagtaaacaaCTTGCACCTTCAGTGATGTCACCAGAGGGCTGTTGAATTGCAAATTGCActagtagaaaaataaaatgtttgttgcACCGTAAGAACAATATAATACATAGTAAATAATTCATACTGCACAGTAAATATCTTACACCTGAAAATACATTGCACAAGAAGAACAATAAATTGCACTATTAGACAAATATAATGTGTATAGCACTGGAAAGAAATGCATGTTGCACCATTcaaactttataaataatgaaaatcgCACTGTAAACTCTCATGCACCtgcaaaaaaatgtcacaaaaaaagtgtattgTAGACGAATATAATTGCACTCCAAAATAATTAATGGTTAGTAGGCAAATATAATGTATATTGcactgtaaacaaaaaatgcatAGTGCATCATAAAAAGAAATTTAATCCATGCTAAATGATGAAAATTTGCAAATTAAACTATCATGCACCTGCAAACAATATTGCATGACAAATGAAATAGATTCCAAAGTAGACAATATAATGTATATTatactgttaaaaaatgtaaattgcactgtaatttttttatattgcaCCGTAAAGACAATATAATGCATTGTAAATGATTAAAATTGCACAGTAAAGTATTATGGAACTGCAAAAAAATGTGCACAAGACAAATCATTAGTTGCACTATCAGATAATTATAACATAAATTGCACTGTAAAAAACAGTCAAGATTTTGGCCTCCCCTCGATCATATAAGTCtcatatctgtctgtctcttacttcTAGTGGTGCAGGattgtgatgtttacatgtatgTTTTTACCTCCTGCAGTCTATGGATGCTCCGTCTCTGCAGAACATCTCCCTGTCTCTGAACTCAAATCAGCTGGTAGCCGTGATTGGACCAGTTGGAGCTGGAAAGGTGAGTTACTCCCTCATGTCGTCATGATCTCTCGTTGTGTTGTGAGGTGTCATGGTGCACGTAGTTTTGCAACATTTTTTGCTTTGTCATTGAACTCATGTTCTTTTGTTTGCCTGCACGTTCCAGTCATCCCTGCTGAGCTCCATCCTTGGAGAGCTGCCAGATGAAAAAGGTGTGCttaaggtcagaggtcagctcaCCTACGCCGCCCAGCAGCCTTGGGTGTTTCCTGGAACCATCCGCAGTAACATCCTGTTTGGGAAAGAGCTCAACCAACAGAAGTACGAGCGAGTCATCCGAGCCTGCGCGCTGAAGAGGGTGAGAGGACACAAAGCACACACTGCACTCTGGAGAAGGGCTCGCCTCATTATGTGTTTAAAAGGTCAAAAGATGACTTTATAGTTTGTCAGACAGGATGAGCTGGATGAAGGAAGGTTGTATGAATAATAGAAAAGCTGCAGCGTCAGTTCATACAGTATCTGAACTCAGTgaaccttcttcttctgtgtttgtgagagggAAGCCGGGCTCTTGTTGAACAGCCGCAGGTGGAGAGGAGTAGGATTGAGGAAGATGGAGACAACACAATACAAATTGCATCTCTGTTTAATCAAGAGAGCATCTCTGCTCTTCCATCACTTGTCCTGTGGATTCACGTTGGCGCCTCCTAATTTTCATTAGTTAGATTAAACATCTAACGCTGACGCAGCTCAAGACggtatttcatttcattacagCCGCTCAGATGTTGCATAACGCGGTGACGCCTGTCCTCTGGGGTTGGCCGGCAGTCGCACTGAGCCAGAcagcaacacacaacacaagatccaaacacacacacacacactgcagaagaGGCCGTATCAGATTTCCTGCTCAGCTCTCCTCCTTATCTCCTATACAATCCCAAACAAACCTCAGCTGTGATGTAATATTTAAGATTGAAAACAAGGCGCTGAGAGTGTTTTGAATGATGCATAAAACTCACGCTTGCACCGTCCCATCTTTGCGGCCATAAACGACTTTGTGAAACCTGACTTTTAGGACCTACCTGCACCCCATANNNNNNNNNNNNNNNNNNNNNNNNNNNNNNNNNNNNNNNNNNNNNNNNNNNNNNNNNNNNNNNNNNNNNNNNNNNNNNNNNNNNNNNNNNNNNNNNNNNNNNNNNNNNNNNNNNNNNNNNNNNNNNNNNNNNNNNNNNNNNNNNNNNNNNNNNNNNNNNNNNNNNNNNNNNNNNNNNNNNNNNNNNNNNNNNNNNNNNNNNNNNNNNNNNNNNNNNNNNNNNNNNNNNNNNNNNNNNNNNNNNNNNNNNNNNNNNNNNNNNNNNNNNNNNNNNNNNNNNNNNNNNNNNNNNNNNNNNNNNNNNNNNNNNNNNNNNNNNNNNNNNNNNNNNNNNNNNNNNNNNNNNNNNNNNNNNNNNNNNNNNNNNNNNNNNNNNNNNNNNNNNNNNNNNNNNNNNNNNNNNNNNNNNNNNNNNNNNNNNNNNNNNNNNNNNNNNNNNNNNNNNNNNNNNNNNNNNNNNNNNNNNNNNNNNNNNNNNNNNNNNNNNNNNNNNNNNNNNNNNNNNNNNNNNNNNNNNNNNNNNNNNNNNNNNNNNNNNNNNNNNNNNNNNNNNNNNNNNNNNNNNNNNNNNNNNNNNNNNNNNNNNNNNNNNNNNNNNNNNNNNNNNNNNNNNNNNNNNNNNNNNNNNNNNNNNNNNNNNNNNNNNNNNNNNNNNNNNNNNNNNNNNNNNNNNNNNNNNNNNNNNNNNNNNNNNNNNNNNNNNNNNNNNNNNNNNNNNNNNNNNNNNNNNNNNNNNNNNNNNNNNNNNNNNNNNNNNNNNNNNNNNNNNNNNNNNNNNNNNNNNNNNNNNNNNNNNNNNNNNNNNNNNNNNNNNNNNNNNNNNNNNNNNNNNNNNNNNNNNNNNNNNNNNNNNNNNNNNNNNNNNNNNNNNNNNNNNNNNNNNNNNNNNNNNNNNNNNNNNNNNNNNNNNNNNNNNNNNNNNNNNNNNNNNNNNNNNNNNNNNNNNNNNNNNNNNNNNNNNNNNNNNNNNNNNNNNNNNNNNNNNNNNNNNNNNNNNNNNNNNNNNNNNNNNNNNNNNNNNNNNNNNNNNNNNNNNNNNNNNNNNNNNNNNNNNNNNNNNNNNNNNNNNNNNNNNNNNNNNNNNNNNNNNNNNNNNNNNNNNNNNNNNNNNNNNNNNNNNNNNNNNNNNNNNNNNNNNNNNNNNNNNNNNNNNNNNNNNNNNNNNNNNNNNNNNNNNNNNNNNNNNNNNNNNNNNNNNNNNNNNNNNNNNNNNNNNNNNNNNNNNNNNNNNNNNNNNNNNNNNNNNNNNNNNNNNNNNNNNNNNNNNNNNNNNNNNNNNNNNNNNNNNNNNNNNNNNNNNNNNNNNNNNNNNNNNNNNNNNNNNNNNNNNNNNNNNNNNNNNNNNNNNNNNNNNNNNNNNNNNNNNNNNNNNNNNNNNNNNNNNNNNNNNNNNNNNNNNNNNNNNNNNNNNNNNNNNNNNNNNNNNNNNNNNNNNNNNNNNNNNNNNNNNNNNNNNNNNNNNNNNNNNNNNNNNNNNNNNNNNNNNNNNNNNNNNNNNNNNNNNNNNNNNNNNNNNNNNNNNNNNNNNNNNNNNNNNNNNNNNNNNNNNNNNNNNNNNNNNNNNNNNNNNNNNNNNNNNNNNNNNNNNNNNNNNNNNNNNNNNNNNNNNNNNNNNNNNNNNNNNNNNNNNNNNNNNNNNNNNNNNNNNNNNNNNNNNNNNNNNNNNNNNNNNNNNNNNNNNNNNNNNNNNNNNNNNNNNNNNNNNNNNNNNNNNNNNNNNNNNNNNNNNNNNNNNNNNNNNNNNNNNNNNNNNNNNNNNNNNNNNNNNNNNNNNNNNNNNNNNNNNNNNNNNNNNNNNNNNNNNNNNNNNNNNNNNNNNNNNNNNNNNNNNNNNNNNNNNNNNNNNNNNNNNNNNNNNNNNNNNNNNNNNNNNNNNNNNNNNNNNNNNNNNNNNNNNNNNNNNNNNNNNNNNNNNNNNNNNNNNNNNNNNNNNNNNNNNNNNNNNNNNNNNNNNNNNNNNNNNNNNNNNNNNNNNNNNNNNNNNNNNNNNNNNNNNNNNNNNNNNNNNNNNNNNNNNNNNNNNNNNNNNNNNNNNNNNNNNNNNNNNNNNNNNNNNNNNNNNNNNNNNNNNNNNNNNNNNNNNNNNNNNNNNNNNNNNNNNNNNNNNNNNNNNNNNNNNNNNNNNNNNNNNNNNNNNNNNNNNNNNNNNNNNNNNNNNNNNNNNNNNNNNNNNNNNNNNNNNNNNNNNNNNNNNNNNNNNNNNNNNNNNNNNNNNNNNNNNNNNNNNNNNNNNNNNNNNNNNNNNNNNNNNNNNNNNNNNNNNNNNNNNNNNNNNNNNNNNNNNNNNNNNNNNNNNNNNNNNNNNNNNNNNNNNNNNNNNNNNNNNNNNNNNNNNNNNNNNNNNNNNNNNNNNNNNNNNNNNNNNNNNNNNNNNNNNNNNNNNNNNNNNNNNNNNNNNNNNNNNNNNNNNNNNNNNNNNNNNNNNNNNNNNNNNNNNNNNNNNNNNNNNNNNNNNNNNNNNNNNNNNNNNNNNNNNNNNNNNNNNNNNNNNNNNNNNNNNNNNNNNNNNNNNNNNNNNNNNNNNNNNNNNNNNNNNNNNNNNNNNNNNNNNNNNNNNNNNNNNNNNNNNNNNNNNNNNNNNNNNNNNNNNNNNNNNNNNNNNNNNNNNNNNNNNNNNNNNNNNNNNNNNNNNNNNNNNNNNNNNNNNNNNNNNNNNNNNNNNNNNNNNNNNNNNNNNNNNNNNNNNNNNNNNNNNNNNNNNNNNNNNNNNNNNNNNNNNNNNNNNNNNNNNNNNNNNNNNNNNNNNNNNNNNNNNNNNNNNNNNNNNNNNNNNNNNNNNNNNNNNNNNNNNNNNNNNNNNNNNNNNNNNNNNNNNNNNNNNNNNNNNNNNNNNNNNNNNNNNNNNNNNNNNNNNNNNNNNNNNNNNNNNNNNNNNNNNNNNNNNNNNNNNNNNNNNNNNNNNNNNNNNNNNNNNNNNNNNNNNNNNNNNNNNNNNNNNNNNNNNNNNNNNNNNNNNNNNNNNNNNNNNNNNNNNNNNNNNNNNNNNNNNNNNNNNNNNNNNNNNNNNNNNNNNNNNNNNNNNNNNNNNNNNNNNNNNNNNNNNNNNNNNNNNNNNNNNNNNNNNNNNNNNNNNNNNNNNNNNNNNNNNNNNNNNNNNNNNNNNNNNNNNNNNNNNNNNNNNNNNNNNNNNNNNNNNNNNNNNNNNNNNNNNNNNNNNNNNNNNNNNNNNNNNNNNNNNNNNNNNNNNNNNNNNNNNNNNNNNNNNNNNNNNNNNNNNNNNNNNNNNNNNNNNNNNNNNNNNNNNNNNNNNNNNNNNNNNNNNNNNNNNNNNNNNNNNNNNNNNNNNNNNNNNNNNNNNNNNNNNNNNNNNNNNNNNNNNNNNNNNNNNNNNNNNNNNNNNNNNNNNNNNNNNNNNNNNNNNNNNNNNNNNNNNNNNNNNNNNNNNNNNNNNNNNNNNNNNNNNNNNNNNNNNNNNNNNNNNNNNNNNNNNNNNNNNNNNNNNNNNNNNNNNNNNNNNNNNNNNNNNNNNNNNNNNNNNNNNNNNNNNNNNNNNNNNNNNNNNNNNNNNNNNNNNNNNNNNNNNNNNNNNNNNNNNNNNNNNNNNNNNNNNNNNNNNNNNNNNNNNNNNNNNNNNNNNNNNNNNNNNNNNNNNNNNNNNNNNNNNNNNNNNNNNNNNNNNNNNNNNNNNNNNNNNNNNNNNNNNNNNNNNNNNNNNNNNNNNNNNNNNNNNNNNNNNNNNNNNNNNNNNNNNNNNNNNNNNNNNNNNNNNNNNNNNNNNNNNNNNNNNNNNNNNNNNNNNNNNNNNNNNNNNNNNNNNNNNNNNNNNNNNNNNNNNNNNNNNNNNNNNNNNNNNNNNNNNNNNNNNNNNNNNNNNNNNNNNNNNNNNNNNNNNNNNNNNNNNNNNNNNNNNNNNNNNNNNNNNNNNNNNNNNNNNNNNNNNNNNNNNNNNNNNNNNNNNNNNNNNNNNNNNNNNNNNNNNNNNNNNNNNNNNNNNNNNNNNNNNNNNNNNNNNNNNNNNNNNNNNNNNNNNNNNNNNNNNNNNNNNNNNNNNNNNNNNNNNNNNNNNNNNNNNNNNNNNNNNNNNNNNNNNNNNNNNNNNNNNNNNNNNNNNNNNNNNNNNNNNNNNNNNNNNNNNNNNNNNNNNNNNNNNNNNNNNNNNNNNNNNNNNNNNNNNNNNNNNNNNNNNNNNNNNNNNNNNNNNNNNNNNNNNNNNNNNNNNNNNNNNNNNNNNNNNNNNNNNNNNNNNNNNNNNNNNNNNNNNNNNNNNNNNNNNNNNNNNNNNNNNNNN from Notolabrus celidotus isolate fNotCel1 chromosome 24, fNotCel1.pri, whole genome shotgun sequence harbors:
- the LOC117808484 gene encoding multidrug resistance-associated protein 4-like → MGEVREAAKSNPAATASFLSKIFFWWLNPLFSTGSKRRLEEDDMFEVLTEDRSENLGQDLQRHWDHEVQRATKELRKPRLSKAIIKCYWKSYSVLGFFTLVEEVIKIIQPVVLGKMVEYFESNDPNNTQALYDAYGYAAGMSICTIGLALLHHLYFYHVQRAGMKIRVAMCHMIFKKALCLSHSAMGKTTTGQIVNLLSNDVNKFDEVTIFLHFLWVGPLQAAVVVGLLWVEIGASCLAGMVVLMFLMPMQTMFGRLFSKFRSKTAALTDSRIRTMNEVVSGIRIIKMYAWEKPFSALVTEVRRKEISKIMKSSYLRGLNMASFFCASKIIVFVTFTLYVLLGNTISASRVFVTVSLYTAVRLTVTLFFPSAIEKLFECRVSIRRIQEFLELDEVSKVRAALPQEEKKDASVEIQDLTCYWDKSMDAPSLQNISLSLNSNQLVAVIGPVGAGKSSLLSSILGELPDEKGVLKVRGQLTYAAQQPWVFPGTIRSNILFGKELNQQKYERVIRACALKRGSRALVEQPQVERSRIEEDGDNTIQIASLFNQESISALPSLVLWIHVGAS